In Desulforhopalus sp., the genomic stretch ATCTGGAAATCTAGTTCTTCGACCGGACATTAGTTTTGCTAAAAGCTCCATCCTTTGCGGGATGGGGCTTTTTTTTTAACGAATAGTGGTTACTTCTCTGCTAAGAAAGAGGTAGCATAAATATGCGGAAATTCCACAATACACTGAGAGAAAGTTCATGGCCGATACTGAAAAAGTAGAAGGGTGGGTTTACGTTTTTGTTTGTGATCCTGGAGAAAGTGAGAGCTTTCTTGGGCTTCATAACGCTGAAAAAGATGTTCATTTTATTCCGGCTTTTAGAACCAAAGAAGAAGCCAATGATTGCTTTCTCAATTTGCCCCGTGAAAAGGGAAGGAAATACGAACTACAAGCAGTCCATGTTGAGGAACTGCAATCAGATGCAAACAAAAACAATTTTGTCGTCGTATTCGTTGATCGAGATGGGAAGGTTGTCAGCGAATAATGCGATGACTGTAGCTAGGAATAAAATCGGAAGGAGAATTGGCGGTGAGCTTGAAAATTGCAATAGGCGGAAAAGGCGGGGTAGGAAAGACCACGGTAACGGCACTTTTGGCGCGTTGTTTGGCTGTGGATAAGAAGAACAAGGTAATAGCAATAGATGCTGATCCAGTTGCTAATCTCGCCGCCGGTCTTGGTATTTCTGAGGACAAACCGATAACCCCGATTTCTCAGTTAACTGAACTGATCAGCGAAAGGACAGGGGCAAAACCGGGTACGATGGGAGGATTTTTCACCCTTAATCCTAAGGTTGACGACATTCCCGAGCGATTTTCCTTGGAGCGCGATGGTGTCAGACTCTTGGTAATGGGCACTGTGCAAAGTGGAGGATCTGGCTGCATCTGTCCGGAGAGCACCATCTTGAAGGCCTTGATGAACCATCTCGTGCTGGTTCGTGATGATATTATAGTTATGGACATGGAAGCAGGGATAGAACATCTTGGAAGGGCGACCTCAGCATCAGTGGACGCACTTATTATAGTCGTTAATCCAGGAGCTAGAAGCCGGACTGCGGCTGATAAAATTAGACGGCTTGGCAAGGATATTGGTATCAAAAATATCATTATCCTTGGAAACCGGGTTAAAAATAAGGAGGACGAGGAGTTAATTCGCAGTACCTTGCCCGACTTTGAAATACTAGGATTTCTACCCGAACACGAGGAAGTCGTTGCCGCCGATCGAGAGGGAAGGAGGGCCTTTGAAAATATCGACGCTGCCCCTAAAGAATTATTTGAAATTGTTGCAAAGCTTACAGCAATGAAGAGGTAGAGGTTTTAGTCTCGTCTAGGCGGTCCATTTATTTGGGAATTAAGCCGTTTGCACCGTATTGTCGGTGTAAACGGCTTTTTTGTTCAGCATAGATCCTTGCTACATTGTACAGGCCAGGGCTTCTTATCCAATAAAGAATATGGACTTTCAGAAACCAGCCAAGGATTTTTAAAACTCCTTGACAATACCACGCAGTGGTATAGAATGTTGACTGTTGAGAATGTTTCCCATCTTATTTGCCTAGCTGAATCCGGAGGCAGTTGATCTCAGTTGTTGAGCTTAAATGTTTTGAGTTGCTGTATTGCTTTCAGCTATCTTGCGGATTCTGAGTGATTTTCAGAAATCGTATCAACCTTTTCTCCCTCAGGAGGTATTTCCGGTGAAACCATTAGAATTGATTAAGGTAGAGGATTTAACAATATGTGAATCAACTGCACAAATGATCACCAAAGCCAGAAAAGATGGAGTTGAACTCTTTTTTGACCGTGCTACAGCGATGAAGCCTTGTCCAATTGGCGAGCAAGCAGCTTGTTGTAAGCACTGTTCCATGGGACCATGCCGGATGAATGTCAATAGCCCGTATGACCGAGTGGGGGTGTGTGGTGCAACTATTGATACGATTGTCGCAAGGAATTTTGGCCGAATGGTTGCCGCTGGAACGGCCGCTCACACCGACCATGGCATGGCGATGCTTGAATTATTTCGCGATGTCATCAATGGCAAGGTTAAGGACTTTTCCATCAAAGATCCGATCAAACTCCTCGAAATTGCTACCTCTCTTGAAATTCCAACCGAAGGAAGAGATTTAAAGGATGTTGCTTTAGATCTGTACCACGAGCTTGAGAGAACCTACACCCAGGTGGATGGCGAGATACCGATGATGAAAAGAGTTCCGCCAAAGACCCTTGAGCTTTGGCGGGAAGCTGGAATTGTACCGCGTGGTGCAATGCGGGAAATTATGGAGATGATGCATCGCACAGCAATGGGTGTTGATCAGGATTATGAGAATATCACCAAGCAGATCTCACGAACCGCCCTTGCCGATGGTTGGGGCGGGTCAATGGTGTCTACGGACATCTCTGATATTCTTTTTGGAACCCCAGCGCCTGTAGAAATTGAGGTTGATATGGGCGTGTTGAAGGA encodes the following:
- a CDS encoding AAA family ATPase, with product MSLKIAIGGKGGVGKTTVTALLARCLAVDKKNKVIAIDADPVANLAAGLGISEDKPITPISQLTELISERTGAKPGTMGGFFTLNPKVDDIPERFSLERDGVRLLVMGTVQSGGSGCICPESTILKALMNHLVLVRDDIIVMDMEAGIEHLGRATSASVDALIIVVNPGARSRTAADKIRRLGKDIGIKNIIILGNRVKNKEDEELIRSTLPDFEILGFLPEHEEVVAADREGRRAFENIDAAPKELFEIVAKLTAMKR